A stretch of DNA from Deltaproteobacteria bacterium:
AAGGCCGCCTCCGTATAATTCGGATTAATCTCCAAGGCACGGCGAAAGGCTTCCGTTGCCTTCTGAAATTTTCCGTCGGCATGATAGATCGTTCCGAGCTTGCTGTGGATCTCGGCAAGATTCGGCTCCTGCGTAAGAACCCTCTCGAAACATTCCCGGGCCGGGTCGTATTCTCCCTGCTTGAAATGCATCTTCCCCCGGACGATCATATCGTGTACGGACTCTTTCATGAAGGGCTCCTTTCTTAACGACTCTTTTCCAGATAGTGGAAAAATTCCGATTTCGGACTGAGGACCAGCAATGTCTTGTCCTTCAGCGAATTCCCGTAGGCATCCATGGTACGCATGAACTTAAAGAAGTCGGGATCCTGCTGATAGGCCTCGGCATAGATCCGGGTCGCGATGGCATCTCCTTCTCCTCTCAGCTCTTGTGCCTTCCGCTTTGCCTGCGCCAGAAGGATAGTCCGTTCCTTGTCGGCTTCGGCCCGCACCTTGATGGCCTTCTCCTCCCCCTCGGAACGGTAACGCTTGGCCTCCTGCTGCCGTTCGGCCTGCATCCGGCCGAAGACATGCTTTTCATTCTGTTCCGGCAGGTCGGCCCGCTTGATCCGGACGTCGACGACCTGAATCCCATAGGAGGGGGTCTTCAGATTCGTATCCTTGGTCACGTCCCCCATGATGTGGGCCCGGTTCTCCGAAACAATCTGGGCGAGGGTATATTTCCCCAGTTCCGCCCGGAGGTTGGAATAGATGATATCATCCAGCCGGGCCTGGGCGCCGCTTTCATTACGCATGGTCTGGTAGAACTTCAGCGGATCCGAGATATACCACTTGGCATAGTTGTCGATGACCAGGTTCTTCTTATCCTGCGTCACCACCACCCGGGCGTCGGCATCGTATTCGAGGATTCGATTGTCGAAGAAGAGAACCTGCTGCACGAAGG
This window harbors:
- the hflC gene encoding protease modulator HflC, which produces MKKFSSAIAVIILFGALVLIPQVFFTVDQTESAVVLFMGRPVKTIHKPGLNIKVPFVQQVLFFDNRILEYDADARVVVTQDKKNLVIDNYAKWYISDPLKFYQTMRNESGAQARLDDIIYSNLRAELGKYTLAQIVSENRAHIMGDVTKDTNLKTPSYGIQVVDVRIKRADLPEQNEKHVFGRMQAERQQEAKRYRSEGEEKAIKVRAEADKERTILLAQAKRKAQELRGEGDAIATRIYAEAYQQDPDFFKFMRTMDAYGNSLKDKTLLVLSPKSEFFHYLEKSR